The following is a genomic window from Saprospiraceae bacterium.
TTATTGGCCATATTTCTGAGGTAATTGGTAAAAAACCGAAACTGACCAAATGGAATACTAATCAGAATCACGCACATAGGCCATAAAATAGTCACCAATGGTACATAAAGTATCCAATACCAAACAGATTCTTCTTCCAGTCCATAATGCAGAATCAGGCTACCTAATCTTGCGCACAGACTTCCACCCAAAGCAAAAGTGGTAAATATCAGTATAAACTGCCACCAACCGACTTTCCATTTTTCTTTTAATCTATTAAACATCTATAATTTTTATTTTGCTTTTGATGTGATTTCCAAAAATTCTGTTTCAAGTCTTTTCTTTCTTGCCACAAAATGGGTCAAAAGCAAACCGTGGTCAAAAGCCATTTGATTGATAACACTATGATCTTCTTCCTTATCAATGAGGATTTCAATGATTTTCCCATTTAAATCCAATCTTTTGACAAACGGCAGATCTGTCAAAAATGTTTTTAATTTATCCATATCATTGGCCGCTAATTCCACGGTTATGTCACTGTTGATGATAGATCCTACTGGTCCGGTAGCTAATAAAAAACCTTTTTCGATGATGGCTACATGAGTACAAATCTTTTCCACTTCATCCAGAATATGAGATGCCATGATGACAGTTTTTCCCGACTTTGCTATTTTCTGCAGGATTTCTCTCACCTCAGCAATTCCCTGCGGATCCAGTCCATTGGTTGGTTCGTCAAATATCAAAACTTCAGGATCTCCGATCAGTGTAGCAGCAATCGCCAACCTTTGTTTCATCCCAAGAGAATAAGTGCTGAATTTTGACTTCCTTCTCTCCTTAAGATTTACAAGGGTCAGCAGTTCATCGAAATTGGCATTGCTGTCATTTTTTATGTGTCTGATGATTTCGAGATTTTCATCAGCATTGAGATAAGGATAAAAATTGGGAGTTTCAAGAATGGCTCCTATTTTAAGCCTGTGCTTCTCTCCGTACATTCCGTCAAACCACTCGAAATCACCACTGTCCTGCTTAAGTATGCCAAGTATGATGCCAAGTGTGGTTGTTTTACCGCTCCCGTTTGGTCCCAACAGACCATAAATATTTCCCGCTTCTATGGTGATATTCAGGTCGTTAAGTGCTTTTACTCTTCCGTATGATTTTGAAAGATGATTTATTCTTAGTACAGGCATTTTTTTGAGCTGATGATTGACTGCAAAACTACAACTATAAACTTAGAGATGACTTATTTTATGGACGAATGATAGTGAAAAAAATACTAATGTGCATATAAACAAAACTTCAAAACTCATTTGATTTGCAATATTCACCTCACTTGTTACCTTTATGGCATGAATTGGTTTCGGGCAAAGGCATTTATCGGATATTATATCAAAGCAGTTACAAAGTTTAATACACATTCTCCATTTTTGTATGACTTTGTGATTAGTATATTGGATACAAAAAAAAATTATTATGTTTTTGATAGTATTGAAGCCCACAGAAAATTTCTCTTAAAATCTGATAAAACTTTACAAATCAATGATTTTGGGGCTGGTTCAAAAGTTTTAGCTTCCAAAGCAAAAAAGGTATCTGAAATTGCCAAATCATCCCTTTCTTCTGAAAACAAATGCAGGATTTTGTTCAATATGATTCTTAATTTCAAATGCAAAAATATCCTTGAACTGGGTACATCACTTGGGATTTCATCTTCATATCTGGCTTCAACCGGCGAGACAAGACATGTTTATACACTTGAAGGAGATACAACCATAGCTGAATTGGCTAAAAGCACACATCAATCCCTCGGTCTAAAAAACATCGACGTTCATACTGGAAAGTTTATTGACACACTACCTGATATTTTAAATAAAATAGAGTGTGTTGATTTTGCTTTTTTGGATGGTCATCACCAGGAGCAAGCTACATTGGATTATTTGGAAATGGTCATTCAAAAATGTCATGAGCAAAGCATCATCATAGTGGATGACATTTATTGGTCTGAGGGTATGTCCAGAGCCTGGGAAAAAATCAAAAATAGACCTGATGTGACTTTGACTATTGATTTGTTTGACATAGGGATAGTTTTTTTTCGGAAGCAATTATCAAAAGAAAATATTACATATATACCATATCATTACAAGCCATGGAAAATAGGATTATTTGGTTGAAAAACAAAAACTGCTTCAGATTATTGTCATCAGGTGCATTTGTTGTTGCTCTTATTTTAGTTTTTATAAATATTTCATTTGCTCAAAAAGGTGACAAAACAAATTGGAATGTCCTTCCCTACAATGAAAATATTGTAAAACTCATCTACCAGCCATCTGGATATCTGACCTCCGAAAACATCAGTGATGCAGTCATCCTAAAGCCAGTAAAACATACGAAAATTCCAATTGAAACATTAGGAAATGAAATCATCATTGGTGATAAAACAAAAGTTTCAGTCAATTATCACAT
Proteins encoded in this region:
- a CDS encoding ATP-binding cassette domain-containing protein, with product MPVLRINHLSKSYGRVKALNDLNITIEAGNIYGLLGPNGSGKTTTLGIILGILKQDSGDFEWFDGMYGEKHRLKIGAILETPNFYPYLNADENLEIIRHIKNDSNANFDELLTLVNLKERRKSKFSTYSLGMKQRLAIAATLIGDPEVLIFDEPTNGLDPQGIAEVREILQKIAKSGKTVIMASHILDEVEKICTHVAIIEKGFLLATGPVGSIINSDITVELAANDMDKLKTFLTDLPFVKRLDLNGKIIEILIDKEEDHSVINQMAFDHGLLLTHFVARKKRLETEFLEITSKAK
- a CDS encoding class I SAM-dependent methyltransferase translates to MNWFRAKAFIGYYIKAVTKFNTHSPFLYDFVISILDTKKNYYVFDSIEAHRKFLLKSDKTLQINDFGAGSKVLASKAKKVSEIAKSSLSSENKCRILFNMILNFKCKNILELGTSLGISSSYLASTGETRHVYTLEGDTTIAELAKSTHQSLGLKNIDVHTGKFIDTLPDILNKIECVDFAFLDGHHQEQATLDYLEMVIQKCHEQSIIIVDDIYWSEGMSRAWEKIKNRPDVTLTIDLFDIGIVFFRKQLSKENITYIPYHYKPWKIGLFG